The following proteins are co-located in the Nocardia bhagyanarayanae genome:
- a CDS encoding DUF5134 domain-containing protein has translation MAEFVQDYAALRWSVVAAFLVTSAIVTLRLARPVRGHVDSESDAAHLVMCLIMLVMLIFPTEASPHAVRGVLIAMTVAFGALLVSRIVEWRAARGAVPAGQIFAIGYHALAAAAMLYAMSGHSATGHAGPPPLAAYALAALFVADGLTVLCLRGGGWHRLAHPVGAVGSAAVVPHVVMDLGMAYMLVAAALG, from the coding sequence GTGGCCGAGTTCGTGCAGGATTACGCCGCGTTGCGGTGGTCGGTGGTGGCGGCGTTCTTGGTGACGTCGGCGATCGTGACGCTGCGGTTGGCGAGACCCGTTCGCGGGCATGTGGACTCGGAATCGGATGCCGCCCACTTGGTCATGTGCCTGATCATGCTGGTGATGCTGATCTTCCCGACCGAAGCGAGTCCGCACGCGGTGCGCGGCGTGCTGATCGCCATGACGGTCGCGTTCGGCGCGTTGCTGGTGAGCCGGATCGTGGAATGGCGCGCGGCGCGCGGCGCCGTGCCGGCGGGTCAGATCTTCGCGATCGGATATCACGCGCTCGCCGCCGCGGCCATGCTCTACGCGATGTCCGGGCATTCGGCCACCGGTCACGCGGGCCCGCCGCCTCTCGCGGCCTATGCGCTCGCCGCGCTCTTCGTCGCCGACGGGCTCACGGTGCTGTGCCTGCGCGGCGGTGGCTGGCACCGGCTCGCGCACCCGGTCGGCGCGGTCGGGTCGGCGGCCGTCGTGCCGCACGTGGTGATGGATCTCGGTATGGCGTACATGCTCGTCGCCGCGGCGCTCGGATGA
- a CDS encoding carboxymuconolactone decarboxylase family protein yields the protein MSIENLKNSLPEYAKDLKLNLSSIARTTVLNEQQLWGTLLASAAATRSATTLREIAEEAADVLSAEAYNAALGAASIMGMNNVFYRGKAFLGGRYDDLRAGLRMQIIGTPGVDKADFELWSFAVSSINGCAHCLEAHEHTLREAGVSREVIFESLRAAAIVAGVGQAVQSTETLAAASV from the coding sequence ATGAGCATTGAGAACCTGAAGAACTCCCTTCCCGAGTACGCCAAGGACCTCAAGCTCAACTTGTCATCGATCGCGCGCACCACCGTGCTGAACGAACAGCAGCTGTGGGGCACCCTGCTCGCGTCGGCGGCCGCGACCCGGTCGGCGACCACGCTGCGCGAGATCGCCGAGGAAGCCGCCGACGTCCTGTCGGCGGAGGCGTACAACGCCGCGCTCGGCGCCGCCTCGATCATGGGCATGAACAACGTGTTCTACCGGGGCAAGGCGTTCCTCGGCGGCCGCTACGACGACCTGCGGGCCGGTCTGCGCATGCAGATCATCGGCACGCCCGGCGTCGACAAGGCCGATTTCGAGCTGTGGTCCTTCGCGGTCTCCTCGATCAACGGCTGCGCCCACTGCCTGGAGGCGCACGAGCACACCCTGCGCGAGGCCGGTGTCTCCCGCGAGGTGATCTTCGAGTCGCTGCGCGCCGCCGCCATCGTGGCCGGTGTCGGCCAGGCCGTGCAGTCCACCGAGACGCTCGCCGCCGCGTCGGTCTGA
- a CDS encoding PhzF family phenazine biosynthesis protein, producing the protein MGTRVEVVRVFTDATGRLGNPLGIARAKDVGEADPQALAARAGYSETVVVEDPVDEIARMRIYTPAIELPFAGHPSVGTAWWLAEQGIPVRVLDMPAGPVPVELADGLTWIKARGEWAPDFTFHQLDSLDELATLRPEEFPGGPHYLWCWTEEHRATVRSRMFAPTMGIEEDEATGAAAVALTALLRRSLIITQGQGSQLFTEWDSDGWVRLGGRVVADTVVEL; encoded by the coding sequence ATGGGCACACGGGTCGAGGTGGTGCGCGTATTCACGGATGCGACCGGACGCCTCGGCAATCCACTGGGCATCGCCCGTGCGAAGGACGTCGGCGAGGCCGATCCGCAGGCCCTCGCGGCGCGGGCCGGATACAGCGAGACGGTCGTGGTCGAGGACCCGGTCGACGAGATTGCCCGCATGCGGATCTACACCCCGGCCATCGAACTGCCGTTCGCCGGGCATCCGTCGGTCGGCACCGCGTGGTGGCTCGCCGAACAGGGCATCCCCGTGCGGGTGCTGGACATGCCCGCCGGGCCGGTGCCCGTCGAGCTGGCCGACGGGCTCACCTGGATCAAGGCGCGCGGCGAGTGGGCGCCGGACTTCACCTTCCACCAGCTCGACAGCCTCGACGAGCTGGCCACGCTGCGTCCCGAGGAGTTCCCCGGCGGACCGCACTACCTGTGGTGCTGGACCGAGGAGCACCGTGCCACGGTGCGCTCGCGAATGTTCGCCCCCACCATGGGCATCGAGGAGGACGAAGCCACCGGCGCGGCAGCCGTCGCGCTCACCGCTCTGCTGCGCCGCAGTCTGATCATCACGCAGGGACAGGGCTCGCAGTTGTTCACCGAGTGGGACTCCGACGGCTGGGTGCGCCTCGGCGGACGGGTCGTCGCCGACACCGTCGTAGAACTCTGA
- a CDS encoding peroxiredoxin, whose amino-acid sequence MALLTIGDQFPAYNLTAVIGGDLSKVDAQQPDDYFTQVTSDDHAGKWRIVFFWPKDFTFVCPTEIAAFGKLNEEFADRDAQVLGVSVDNEFVHFQWRAQHEDLKTLPFPMLSDLKRELVTATGVLNADGVADRATFIVDPNNEVQFVSVTAGSVGRNVDEVLRVLDALQSDELCACNWKKGDPTINAGELLTASV is encoded by the coding sequence ATGGCCCTGCTGACCATCGGCGACCAGTTCCCGGCATACAACCTCACCGCGGTCATCGGCGGTGACCTGTCGAAGGTCGACGCTCAGCAGCCTGACGACTACTTCACCCAGGTCACCAGCGACGATCACGCGGGCAAGTGGCGGATCGTCTTCTTCTGGCCGAAGGACTTCACCTTCGTCTGCCCGACCGAGATCGCCGCGTTCGGCAAGCTGAACGAGGAGTTCGCCGACCGCGACGCGCAGGTGCTCGGCGTCTCGGTGGACAACGAATTCGTGCACTTCCAGTGGCGCGCGCAGCACGAGGATCTGAAGACCCTCCCCTTCCCGATGCTGTCGGACCTCAAGCGCGAACTGGTCACCGCCACCGGCGTCCTCAACGCCGACGGCGTCGCCGACCGCGCGACGTTCATCGTCGACCCGAACAACGAGGTCCAGTTCGTCTCGGTCACCGCCGGTTCCGTCGGCCGCAACGTCGACGAGGTGCTGCGGGTGCTCGACGCCCTGCAGTCCGACGAGCTGTGCGCCTGCAACTGGAAGAAGGGCGACCCGACCATCAACGCGGGTGAGCTCCTCACCGCCAGCGTCTGA
- a CDS encoding AAA family ATPase, with product MEATVTVTPDQLPELLLHVALVRPVFLWGAPGIGKSSLVRSFAESLGLECVTLLGTQLAPEDLIGVPQIVGDRSRFAPPELIARPTPYCLFLDELNAAAPEVQKSFYSLILDRRIGGYELPAGSVVIGAGNRATDNALARPMASALVNRMVHLHLRADVDDWLKWAAHNDIHPWVVRYVTQRPDHLWSAAPKTEAPFSTPRGWHMLSDALHSCGDDLDDTLLEVLAAGTLTHAHASGFRAFVKTIRHAYDLDAVIKGEADWPRDPGDRDLLYFLSETFRARLIKELPGSRKHVSAALHRFVLRAKAMLVELAEISVECAQLVIASDADGAPVLPSWFLVEVTRDLPRLAARR from the coding sequence ATGGAGGCGACGGTCACGGTGACCCCGGACCAGCTGCCGGAGTTGCTGCTGCACGTCGCTCTGGTGCGGCCGGTGTTTCTCTGGGGCGCCCCGGGTATCGGCAAGAGCTCGCTCGTGCGCTCGTTCGCTGAATCGCTCGGGCTCGAGTGCGTCACGCTGCTCGGTACCCAGCTCGCGCCGGAGGACCTGATCGGTGTGCCGCAGATCGTCGGCGACCGCAGCCGATTCGCGCCGCCCGAGCTCATCGCCAGGCCGACGCCGTACTGCCTGTTCCTGGACGAGCTGAACGCGGCGGCGCCGGAGGTGCAGAAGTCGTTCTACTCGCTGATCCTGGACCGCCGCATCGGCGGCTACGAGCTGCCCGCCGGTTCGGTGGTGATCGGCGCGGGCAACCGGGCCACCGACAACGCGCTGGCCCGTCCGATGGCCTCGGCGCTGGTCAACCGCATGGTGCACCTGCACCTGCGGGCCGACGTGGACGACTGGCTGAAGTGGGCCGCGCACAACGACATCCATCCCTGGGTGGTGCGCTACGTGACCCAGCGCCCCGATCACCTGTGGTCGGCGGCGCCCAAGACCGAGGCGCCCTTCTCGACCCCGCGCGGCTGGCACATGCTCTCCGACGCACTGCACTCCTGCGGCGACGATCTCGACGACACGCTGCTCGAGGTGCTCGCGGCGGGCACGTTGACCCACGCGCATGCCTCGGGGTTCCGCGCCTTCGTCAAGACCATCCGGCACGCCTACGATCTGGACGCCGTGATCAAGGGCGAGGCCGACTGGCCGCGCGATCCCGGCGACCGCGACCTGCTGTACTTCCTGTCCGAGACCTTCCGCGCCCGGCTCATCAAGGAACTGCCTGGCTCCCGCAAGCACGTGTCCGCCGCGCTGCACCGATTCGTGTTGCGGGCCAAGGCCATGCTCGTCGAGCTGGCCGAGATCTCGGTCGAATGCGCGCAATTGGTGATCGCCTCGGACGCCGACGGTGCGCCGGTGCTGCCCTCGTGGTTCCTGGTCGAGGTGACCCGCGACCTGCCGCGCCTGGCCGCGCGGCGGTAG
- a CDS encoding vWA domain-containing protein — translation MGAARGKRRATVDPWRQAVLDGWGMVQAHRAFRYLPGRLYELDPRRTSPEVWARIAGAGVGYHPKRRAEAAEWAWVFAHCLLHAGFGHLDPRVADPADIVTDIDLTESWSIDEAEPHPAYRAACCAVVDQYLTTMKIGRRPTEFPIAPSISDEHATAARWRDTAVPVEYRRADEPDFLISGAAAAERADDPARFAAGIAAAARDALTVAGGEPTSEGRRPQRAWEAALSWFVSSYPLLGALAAGMTLVADADLARGWDIAIAAVNAEAAEIYVNPLAGLNEEEWRFVLAHEMLHAALRHGERTAWRDPYLFNIACDYVVNGWLVELGVGIMPEGLLYDPALKGCSAEEVYDRIATDLRRLRKLATLRGRGRGDVLGEPLPHSGGAGRYVDLDDYYRNALSTGLAYHLNSGRGYLPAALEEAIRAMDQPPLPWDAQLAHWFDEHVPSVDKRRSYARASRRQAPGIPRPAWVRPEESARLPTFGVVLDTSGSMDAALLGKGLGAIASYALARDVPRARVVYCDAAAYDAGYLPVEEIARGVRVRGRGGTVLQPGVRLLERADDFPADGPILIITDGACDVLRVRREHAYLVPAGASLPFRPNGPVFRMR, via the coding sequence GTGGGCGCCGCGCGCGGGAAGCGCCGCGCGACCGTCGACCCCTGGCGCCAAGCGGTGCTGGACGGCTGGGGCATGGTTCAGGCGCATCGTGCCTTCCGGTATCTGCCGGGTCGGCTCTACGAGCTCGACCCGCGTCGGACCTCGCCGGAGGTGTGGGCGCGCATCGCGGGCGCGGGCGTCGGTTACCACCCGAAGCGCCGCGCCGAAGCCGCCGAGTGGGCTTGGGTTTTCGCGCACTGCCTGCTGCACGCCGGGTTCGGTCACCTGGATCCGCGCGTGGCCGACCCGGCCGACATCGTCACCGACATCGATCTGACCGAGAGCTGGTCGATCGACGAGGCCGAACCACACCCCGCCTATCGCGCCGCCTGCTGCGCGGTCGTCGACCAGTATCTGACCACCATGAAGATCGGGCGCCGGCCGACCGAATTCCCCATCGCGCCGAGCATTTCCGACGAGCACGCGACGGCCGCGCGCTGGCGCGACACCGCCGTTCCCGTCGAATACCGGCGCGCCGACGAGCCGGACTTCCTGATCAGCGGCGCCGCCGCGGCCGAGCGCGCCGACGACCCGGCACGCTTCGCCGCGGGCATCGCCGCCGCCGCCCGCGACGCGTTGACCGTCGCGGGCGGCGAGCCGACCTCCGAGGGCCGTCGGCCCCAGCGCGCGTGGGAAGCGGCGCTGAGCTGGTTCGTCTCGTCCTATCCGCTGCTCGGCGCGCTGGCGGCCGGGATGACGCTCGTCGCCGACGCGGATCTGGCGCGCGGCTGGGACATCGCCATCGCCGCGGTCAACGCCGAGGCGGCGGAGATCTACGTCAACCCGCTGGCCGGGCTGAACGAGGAGGAGTGGCGCTTCGTGCTCGCGCACGAAATGCTGCACGCCGCACTGCGACACGGCGAACGCACCGCCTGGCGGGACCCGTACCTGTTCAACATCGCGTGCGACTACGTGGTGAACGGCTGGCTGGTGGAGCTGGGGGTCGGGATCATGCCCGAGGGCCTGCTGTACGACCCCGCGCTGAAAGGCTGCTCGGCGGAAGAGGTGTACGACCGTATCGCGACGGATCTGCGACGGCTGCGCAAGCTGGCCACGTTGCGCGGGCGCGGCCGCGGTGACGTGCTCGGCGAACCGCTTCCGCACTCCGGCGGCGCGGGCCGTTACGTCGACCTGGACGACTACTACCGCAACGCGCTGTCCACCGGCCTGGCCTATCACCTGAACAGTGGGCGCGGCTATCTTCCCGCCGCATTGGAAGAGGCGATCCGCGCCATGGACCAGCCGCCGCTGCCGTGGGACGCGCAGCTTGCGCACTGGTTCGACGAGCACGTCCCCTCGGTCGACAAGCGCCGCAGCTACGCCCGCGCTTCCCGCAGGCAGGCGCCCGGTATCCCGCGCCCGGCCTGGGTGCGGCCGGAGGAGAGCGCGCGGCTGCCGACCTTCGGCGTCGTGCTCGACACCTCGGGCTCGATGGACGCGGCGCTGCTCGGAAAAGGCTTGGGCGCTATCGCTTCCTACGCGCTGGCCAGGGACGTGCCGCGCGCCAGGGTGGTGTACTGCGACGCCGCGGCCTACGACGCCGGATATCTACCGGTCGAGGAGATCGCGCGCGGGGTGCGGGTGCGCGGCCGCGGCGGCACCGTCTTGCAGCCCGGGGTTCGGCTGCTCGAACGCGCCGACGACTTTCCCGCCGACGGACCGATTCTGATCATCACCGACGGCGCCTGCGATGTGCTGCGAGTGCGCCGCGAGCACGCCTACCTCGTGCCCGCGGGCGCGTCGCTGCCGTTTCGTCCGAATGGTCCGGTCTTCCGGATGCGATGA